A stretch of DNA from Bacillus sp. NP157:
AGGGCTTCTACTGGTATGTCACCGCGATGATCGGTATATCGCTCCTGGTGTACCTGCGCATGCGCGATACACGAACGCAAAGCCTCATCGTCGAAGATTGACCGGGACCTCCTAGCAGAGGCATTCGTAGGAGCGCGCCTGCGCGCGAATGAAACGCATGGCGGCAAAGCCGCAGGGGCTATCCTCTGCCATGGCCCGAGCGCTGCGAGGACGGCCAATCGCGCGCAGGCGCGCTCCTACAAGAGCCGTCGCTGCGTCGGGATTGCCCGTGCGTCGGCTGTCCCACCCAGCTCGCGACACGGATGAAGAGAGCCCTCGGTGCCTACCCTCGAGGCGAGTTCCGCACAAGTGAGCGCCCGTAGGGCAATAAGTACATGGGCCGCGGCTGCGGCCAACCTTGTCGAGCGCGGAGGACCTGTCTGAGCAGCGAGGGTAGGCACCGAGGGCTGTCCTGCGGCCACGCATGAGCGCCGCGCGGACGGCCATCGCGCGCAGGCGCGCTCCTACAGGGGGGCGGTTCGGCCGGAGGCCGGGAGGCATGCGCCGCAACGCGGCGAACCGCATTGGCGACGCGTTACAGCGCGCCGCGCAGGATCGCCCGGATGCGTGCGGCGACCTCGGCCATGGCCGGCCAGCAGCGTTCCAGCGCCGCGAGGAACTGCCCGCGATCGATGGCCACGGTCTCTGCGCGGCCGCCTTCCTCCGGCGGAAATTCGATCAGCAGGCGGCGGCCGTCGATCCACGACTGCGTGCCGGCGAGGAAATCCGGATCTTCGTAGCGCGAGGAGCCTGCCGCCGGCGGCATCGCAAACGCGGTGCGGCCCTCGGCGGGCGCATGCTTCAGCAAGTCGATGGCGATCGCATACGAGCCGTCATTGTCTTCCAGGTCCAGGTTCACCCGATCCAGGTTCGGACCGAGGAACAGATCCATCGTGCCGTTCAGCGCCACGTGCTTCGTGTAGCCGTCCAGCCGGGCACGCCGGTCGGTCAGGACCGGGCGCAACAGCGCCGCGTAGCGATCGGTCAACTCGGCATGGTCGCGCAGCCAATCGCTGCTGACATCGATCACGCCAACCTGATGGTCACCCCGGCTCACCTCCAGCCCGCGATGGCGGACGGCGTCGGGCAGGTCCGGCAGCGACACCGGCAGGCCGCCGGCCTTCATGCAGAACAGCGTGCGCCCCGGCACCAGGCGCAGCCAGTGCGTGGTCGCCTGCATGGCAAAGCCATCGCCGCGCTCCACGTGCGCCGCCGGATAAAGATCGCCGATGCTCATGCGTGCTTCGCGCGCCAGGCTTCGATCGCTTCCACGGCGCCCAGGCAATCGGCGAAGCGGTTGTAAAGCGGGGTAGGCGACAGGCGGATGACGTCGGGTTCGCGCCAGTCGCCGATCACGCCGCTCGTTTCGAGGTGGGCGAACAGCGCACGGCCCGCCTCGCGTCCGGCGCGCACGCGCACCGAAAGCTGTGCGCCGCGCTGCGCTGGATCGCTGGGCGTGACGATGTCCAGCGTGTCGTCCAGGCGCGTGCGGATCAGCCAGTCGAGGTACGCGGTGAGGCGCCGGCTCTTCTCGACCAGGCGTGGCATGCCGGCACGCACGAAGATATCGAGCGAAGCCCGCAGCGGCGCCAGCGCGAGGATCGGAGGATTCGACAGCTGCCAGCCGTCCGCGCCCGGGGTCGGCACGAAGTCCGGGCCCATCTGGAACCTGGTGGTCTTGTCGTGGCCCCACCAGCCGGCGAAGCGCGGCACGTCCGCGTGTGCGTGGCGTTCGTGGACGAACGCCCCGGCGACCGCGCCCGGGCCGGCGTTGAGGTATTTGTAGGTGCACCACACCGCGAAGTCCGGGCCCGTCGCATGCAGGGACAGCGGCAGGTTCCCCGCGGCGTGGGCAAGGTCGAACCCGACCATGCAGCCGGCGGCGTGGCCCAGCTCGACGATCCGGGCAAGGTCGAACACCTGGCCCGTGCGGTACTGGATGCCCGGCAGCAGGATCAACGCCACGCGATGGCCATGCTCGGCGATCGCCGCCTCGATGGCATCCATCGACAGCGTGCCGCCGGGGCCGTCGGGCTTCAGTTCGATCAGGTCGGTCGCCGGGTCGAAGCCGTGGAAGCGCACCTGCGATTCCAGCGCGTAGCGGTCGGTCGGGAACGCACCGGCTTCCATCAGGATCGCCGGACGCGAGGCGGTCGGCCGATAGAAGCTCACCATCATCAGGTGCAGGTTCACGCCCAGCGTATTCATCGCGACCACTTCATGCGGCTTCGCGCCGACCACGTCGGCCATCGCGTCGCGTACATACTCGTGGTAGTGCATCCATGGCGAGCGGCCGCGGAAATGCGCCTCGACGGCGAGCTCGGCCCAATCGTGCAGCTCCGCTTCGATCGCCGCACGCACGCTCTTCGGCTGCAGGCCCAGCGAATTGCCGCAGAAATACAGCGTCTCGGCACCTTCGTGCGGCGGGATGTGGAACTCGTCGCGGAAGCGGCGGAGCGGATCGTCGGCGTCCTGGGCTTCGGCCCAGGCGCGCGTTGCTTCAAAACCGGTCATGACGAAAACCTGATGGATCAGTTGGGCATGGAGCTGGCGACGGATGCGCAAGCTTTGTCGAACGTGGCAGCGAATTTGGCATCGGCGGCAGGGCGCACGCAGCGCAACTGCACGGCGTATCCGCTGGTGAAGAAATAGCGCTCGTAGTAATCGAGCTTCACCGTGCCTTCCTTCGCGGTGTAGACATTTTCGGTCGGTGCCTTCGGCTTGCCGGCCGCGTATTCCTTCAGGTTCGTGGCGCGATTGCGCAACTCCCCGGAGAACTGCTGGAACGCGACGAGGTTCGCCGCCGGCTTCATGGTGATGGTGACGCGCGCGAGGGTCGCGTCCGCATTGCTGGCGCCCGGTACTTCGAACACCTGCGATTCGCCGTCACCGTTGGACTGCATGATCAGCGTCCAGTTGTCCGGCACCGTGAAATGGACATTGCCGCCACCCATGGCGACATCGGTCGCCCCGATGGCCGGCGCGGCCAGGGCAAGGGCAAGCGGAAGGGCGCGCAACTTGCGAAGCATCGGACGTGTTCCCCCGTGAAGATTCGCCATTCTGGCACAGGCATCGCGGCGTGGCCGCGACGCGGGTGTGCGCCAGGTCACGCCACGGCGGCGACGGGCTGGAAGCGCGAGAGCGGGACGCCCAGCCAGTCCAGCGCGGTGCCGTGGAACAGGCGGGCACGCGTGGTCTCGTCCAGGCCCAGCGCGTCGATGCCGCTGCCCGGTTCCTGCTCGCCGAGCGGGAAGGGGTAGTCGGTACCGAGCATCACCCGGTCCGTGCCCACCGTGTCCAGCAGGTAGCGCAGGGCGGCGTCGTCGTGCACGCAGGAATCAAAGAACAGCCGCTTGAAATAGTCGCGCGGGTTACGCGCGTTGTCGGTCGCGACCAGGTCGGGGCGCATGCGGAACCCGTGCTCGATGCGGCCGATGGAGTAGGGGAAGCTGCCGCCACCATGGGCGAGCATTACCTTCAGGTCGGGCAGGCGTTCGAGGACGCCACCGAAGATCAGCGAACACGCCGCGCGCGACTGCTCGGCGGGCATGCCAACCAGCCAGGGCAGCCAGTACTTCGGCATGGAATCGGTGCCCATCATGTCCCACGGATGGACCAGCACCGCGGCACCGAGGTCGGCGGCCGCTTCGAAGAACGGGAACAGTTCCGGCGCGTCGAGGTTCCAGTCGTTGCAGTGCGAACCGACCTGCACGCCCTGCAGGCCCAGCTCGCCGATGCAGCGCTCCATCTCGCGGATCGCCAGGTCGGGCGACTGCAGCGGCACCGTACCGATGCCTGCGTAGTGCCGCGGGCGCGCCTCGCAGACCTCGGCCATGGCGTCGTTGAGATGGGTATGCAGCTCGAGCGCCTGGTAGCCCTTAGCCCAGTACGAGAACATCACGGGCACCGTCGACACCACCTGGACGCCCACCCCGAAGCGGGCGTAGTCGGCGATCCGGTGATCCATGTCGAAGGCGGATTCCCACACTTCGCGGAAGAACTTGCCGCCGCGATAGATGCGGTGGTGGCCGCCGCTGTGGGTCATGACCGGGAAACGATCGTCGCCGAAGCGCGAGGCCAGGTCCGGCCAGTCCTTCGGGAGGATGTGCGCGTGGGTGTCGATCTTCAGCATGGCCCGAGTGTAGGGCCGGCACGGGCCGGGCGCCTCTGGCGGTGCAGCAAACCCACCGCGGGCGTGCGCTGGCGCCCGCTCAGGCCGGTGCGGTGCTGCGCCGGTTCACCACGTGGGCGATGGTGTCGACGTTGTCGGTCAGGCGGTCGGTGAGGCGTGCGACGGCATCGGCGAACTCGCGATCGGGATGGCGCGACAGGGCCTCCACCAGGGCGCGTTGCTGGTCGCGCAGGCCGGGTGGCAGCTCGACCGGCTCGGCGAGGGTGAGAGCTTCGCCCTGGCGGCGAAGCTCGGAGGCGGCCTCGCGGATGAAGGGCCCGACGTGTTCCCAGCCATCCGGCACCTCGCCGACGTCGATCAGCGCTTCCAGGGTCATCCCGGTGCGCGCGACACGGTTGCCGTTGGCGAACAGGGTCTCCGCCAGCTCCTGCAGCAACACAGGCGTGCCCGGTTCGGCGCGCATGCGATCGACCGAGGCCTGCGCGTTGGTGCGGGCGGTACGCACGGTGGTGCGCACCTGGTGGCGGGTGGCGCGGTCGTCGGGCTTCACCAGCGCGTCGAGGTAATCGCCGTAGGCGCAGAGCATTTCCGACAGTGCGGTGCGTGCACGGTGGCGTTCCCAGGAAGGCCATAGCACGTAGGCAAGCAGGGCCATCGCACTGCCCAGCGCCGTGTTGAGCACGCGGTCGGACATCGCATTGAACGGGTCGACGCCTTCGAACGAGAGCAGCACGACCACGGTGCCGGTCAACGCGGCGACGGCGATGCCGTAATGCGCACCGGCCAGGTAACGGAAGCCGACGCAAAGCACCGCCATCACCGCGATGTGCGCCCAGGCGACGTCCGGCGAAAGGCGCAGGACGAAGGTGGTCAGCATCAGGCCCAGCACGGTGCCGACGACGCGGAGCAGGCCGAAATTGAACGTGGCGGCGAAGTCGGGCCGCAGCACGATGGCGGCGGTCATCGGCAGCCAGTAACCATGGGGCAAGTGGAAGTACCGCGACACGACGAAGGCCAAAGTGAGCACGACCGCACAGCGCACCGCGTGGCGGAACGCCACCGATTGCGGGGTGATGTTCGCGCGTAGCGTGGCCCACGGCGAGGTGCTGCGCAGTGTTTCGGGCAGGGCGGTTTCCTCGCGCTGGGCACGCAGTTCACCGCGGCTGCCGGCCCAGTTGGTATTACGCACCACGGCGGCCAGCTGGCCGGACAGGGCCTGGATGTGTGCGGTGAGGCCCATGCCCGTGGCACCGGCGGAGAGCAGGGCGCGCTCGCTGGCCTGCAGGGTGGCCAGTGCACGCTGCGCGCGCTCGGGCGGCTCGGCGGCATCGAGGGCCGCGGCGGTGGCCGCGAGCACCCGGGCGGCGTCCTGGCGGAACATCTCGCCCATGCCGTCGCGACGAGTCTCCAGCTCGGCCATGGCGACCAGCTCGAGGCGGATGCGCTCGGCCAGCTCGAGCAGGACGCGGAACGCTTCCATCGCGCGGCCGCGCGCATGGTGGCGGCCCAGCAGGAAGTTCTGCAGGTCGTTCATGCCGTCGGACAGGCCCGGCGCTTCGCCGTCCTTCTGCGGTTTGCGCGCGAGTTCGGCCAGGCCGCGATACACCGTCGCCAGCGCGCGGCGTTCGGGCAGGTAGCGCTGCAGTGGCCATGCGGCCACCGAAAAAAGCGCGAGCAACATGCCGCCGGCGAAGATCAGGCTGCCACCGGCCAGTGCATCGCGCCAGTCCTTCGGTACCGCGGCGCAGATCACCAACAGCAGCATGCTGGTCATGCCGACGCGGGCGATGTCCGGGCCGAACACGACCAGCAGGCCGCCGAAGAAGCCGCAGGCGATGCAGGCGATCGCCATCAGCGCGACCTGGTCGCCGATCATGAAGCCGACGAGGCCGGCCAGGCCGGCGGACAGCGCGGCGAGGAACAGCCGGCTCAGGCGCTGCTGGTACGGTCCCGGCTGGTCCGAGAACATCGTATCCAGCGCGCCCGCGGCAATGCCGATGCCGACCTGTGGATAGCCGGCGTAGAGGCCGAGGATGAGGGGAAGGATGACCGCCGCCGTGTTGCGCAGCGCGACCCGCATCGGTACGTCGGGCCGCTTCGTCCGGATCAGCGTCTGGACGACGCTCGCACGAAGCGAGTAGGTCGGTGATCCCATCCCGCCACTGCTCCCGGTTAGGACGCGCGCCCCGCGAATTCACCCGTGAGGGTATTCACCGTGACCTTCTCGCCGTTGGTGATGTACTCGGGCACCTGCACTTCGATGCCGGTGTTGAGCTTCGCCGGCTTGTTGCGCTTGGTTGCGCTGGAGCCCTTCAGTTCCGGGGCGGTGTCGACCACGGTGAGCACGACGCTGCTGGGCACCTGCAGGCCGACCGGCGCATCGTCGATCACCTGGATGTAGTAACCCTCGGCGTCCTCGACGATGTAGCCGGCGTTGTCGCCGACGGTGGACGCATCCAGCGTGTACTGGGTGTAGTCCTCGTCGTCCATGAACACGAACGCGTCGCCGTCCATGTACGAGAACTTCGCCTGGCGGCGGGCGAGGTCGACTTCCTTCAGCTCGTCGTCGGCGCGCACGCTGAGGTCGAACTTGCGGTTGCCGGGGATCGAATACAGCGTGAAACGGTAGGTGACGTTGCCGCCGCGCGCCGAGGGCGAGCTGCGTTCGATGTCGCGGACCTGGTACACGGTGCCGTCGTTCTCGACGACGTTACCCTTCTTCACTTCGGATGCTTTCATGGCGTTGGCGTTGTCAGGTGGTGATTATTTCGGGGCGAGGCGCACGGCGCCGTCGAGGCGGATCGTCTCGCCGTTGATGTAGCGACTGGACACGATGAAGGCCACCGTATCGGCGAACTCTTCCGGCTTGCCCAGGCGCGACGGGAACGGAATGGAAGCGGACAGCGATTCCTGCACCTGCGGCGGCATGCCGTCGACCATCGGGGTCCAGAAGATGCCCGGGGCAATGGTGTTCACGCGGATGCCGAAGCGGGCCAGTTCGCGGGCCATCGGCAGGGTCATGCCGACCACGCCGCCCTTCGAGGCGGAGTAGGCGGCCTGGCCGATCTGGCCTTCGTACGCGGCCACCGATGCGGTGTTGATGATGACGCCGCGTTCGCCGTCGTCGCCGGCGTGGTTGGCCTGCATGAGCTGCGCCGCGGCCTTGGCCACGTTGAAGCTGCCGATAAGGTTCACCATCACGGTGGTGCTGAAGGTGGAGAGCGGCATCGGGCCTTCCTTGCCGAGCACGCGGCCCGCGCCGAGGATACCGGCGCAGTTGACGACGACGTTCAGGCCGCCCATCGCCTTCGCGGCAGCGGCGATGTTCGCGACCACGCCGTCTTCGGAGGTGACGTCGGTGCGCTGGAAGCTTGCGTGGGAACCGAGCGTGGCAGCGGCGGCATGGCCCTTCTCTTCGTTGACGTCGAAGAGGGCGACCTTCGCGCCGGCCGCGACGAGGCGCTGCGCGACGGCGTGGCCGAGACCGGATGCGCCGCCGGTGATGACGGCCCTGACCTGTTCGAGCTGCATGGAAAACTCCGGGGATAGCGGGGTAAAGACACGCAGTTTAGCCGAGCGCGGCAGCGTGGATGTGTCGCGCTGCCGCAAAAGGCGGCAATGGATCGACCGGCTTTCGCGCGCAGGCGCGCTCCTACAGGAGCAGGTCGTCGAGTTTTGCGCTGGCTGCCAGCGTGGCGAAGGGGATCACCGGGACGGGAGGCACGGCGGGTTCGCCCATGAACTTGCTCCACACACCGACGTCCCACCACTGGCCGAGTTTGTAGCCGGCCTTCGGCCACACGCCGGCGGGGGCGAAACCCATCGCTTCGTGCATGGCGACGCTGGTGTCGCCGGGCAGCGTGATCACGCCGACGGCCTGGTTGATGCCCTGGCGGTGCATGGTTTCCAGCAGCACGCCGTACAGGCGGCGGGCGATGCCGCGGCGACGTGCCTTTTCATGGACGTAGATGGATGTCTCGGCGATCCAGTCGTAGGCCGCGCGTTCGCGGAAGCGGCCACCATAGGCATAGGCGATCACTTCGCCGGCGTCTTCCCAGACCAGCCACGGATGCGTGCGCAGGCGGGTCGCGATGCGCTCGGCCATGACCGCGTCGCCGGGCAGGTCGGTTTCGAAGGTAATGGCGCTGCTTTCGACGATCGGGGCGTAGATGGCGTGGCAGGCGGCGGCGTCGGCGATGGTGGCGATGCGGATCAAAGCGGCTTTTCCATGAAGATGCTGGCGGGGCTGGCGCGATGATCGCCGAACGGCGGGCAGCGGCGATAGCCGGCGCGCTCGTAGAGTTCGATCGATTCCGTCTGCGCCGTGCCGGTTTCGAGCCGGACCAGCCGGCTTCCGGTGCCGCGCACCTGCGTTTCCAGCGCTTCCAGCATCTGCTTGCCCAGGCCCATGCCGCGGCAGGCGGGCAGCACGTACATGTAGTTCAGTTCCACGTAATCGCCGTGGTCGAGGCTGGCGCCGCAGGCCAGCGGGGTGCCGTCCACGCGCGCCGTCATGAACGTCACGTGCGGCCGTTGCAGGCTGTCGACGGTGACCGAGGCCGGCACGGCGGGGTGCCGGTCCAGGTCGGACAGGTAGCCATGCAATTGCTCGATCAGGGCGAGCACGTCGGGCTTGCCGGGATCGTCGATGGCAAAGGCAAGCGAAGGCGGCTTCGGCGCGACGATGAGGTCGCCGTCGTTGAGCCCGCGCAGGAAGAAACGATCGCAGCTGAAATGGCCGGTGCCGCCCATCGGTGCATCGATGCGGGTGAAGCCGTGGCGCATGTACACCGCCTGCGCCGCATCCATGCCGGTCAGGGTTTCCAGGTAGCAGCGCGTGAAGCCTTCGCGCCGCGCGGCGTCCAGGCACAGCCGCATCAACCGCGACGCTGCCCCGGTACCGCGTGCCTGCGGAAGGAAATACATCTTGCGCAGCTCGCAGGTTTCGTCGTCACCGCCTTCCAGCGGCGCGATGCCTGCGCCACCGACCACGCGGCCGTCGATTTCCACCACGAAGTACGCCTTGCGATGCCCCCGGTACGCGGCGGTCATGCTGTCGACCTCCGCGTCGTGGATCGCAAAACCGGGGCCGTCGGCGCCGAATTCAGGCATGACGGCACGGATTACCGCGGCGACCTGGGCGTCGTCACGCGGCTCGATGGGGCGGAGGATGGGGTCGGGGGTCGGCATGGGGTTGGTCGCGGTGACGTCGGGGCGATGGGGAGGAGCGTTGAGAGTACCGGGTTGAGAGTACCGAGTTAGAGCCGGAGGCGGGCGGCCCCGCTTTTCACCCGGTACTCTCAACTCGATACTCGATACGCTCCTACTTCGCCGTCCGGGCCCGCGTCACCCGGCTGGCCGTCTCCTTGCCCAGTTGGGCTGCCAGCCACGCGCCGACCTGGACGAGCTTGTCGAGGTCGACGCCGGTGGCCATGCCCATGCCGTGCAGCATGTAGGCGACGTCTTCGCTGGCGACGTTGCCGGTGGCGCCCTTCGCATACGGGCAGCCGCCGGTGCCGGATACGGCGCTGTCGACGACGCGTACGCCTTCCTCGAGGCAGGCGAGGATGTTGGCGAGGGCCTGGCCATAGGTGTCGTGGAAGTGCACGGCGAGGGCGGCCATCGGCACCTCGGACGCGACCGCGTGCAGCATCGCGCGGGCCTTCGCGGGGGTGCCGACGCCGATGGTGTCGCCCAGCGATACCTCGTGGCAGCCCAACTCGTGCAGGCGCTTCGCCACGCGGACCACGTCGGCGACGGGGACCTCGCCCTGGTAAGGGCAGCCGAGCACCGTCGACACGTAGCCGCGTACGGCGACGCCATCGGCGCGTGCCCGTTCCATCACCGGGACGAAGCGGTCAATCGATGCGTCGATGCTGGCGTTGATGTTCTTCTGGTTGAACGCCTCGGAGGCGGCCGTGAACACGGCGACCTCGCTGGCGCCGACCTCGCGGGCACGCTCATAGCCCTGCAGGTTGGGCACGAGCACGGGATAGACGACGTCGGGCGCCTTGCGGATGGCGCGGAAGACCTCGGCGGCATCGGCCAGCTGCGGCACCCACTTCGGGCTGACGAAACTGGTGGCCTCGATCGTCTGCAGGCCGGTGTCGGAAAGGCGGTCGATCAGCTCGATCTTCACCGCCGCGGGCAGCATCGCCTTTTCGTTCTGCAAGCCATCGCGCGGGCCGACTTCGACGATGCGGACATGGTTGGACGGGGACATGCGTAGCTCCGGTCAGGCCGATTCGGCGAAGCGGACGAGGACGCTGTCGGCGTCCACGAAATCGCCTTGCACGGCCGAGATGGACTCGATGAGGCCGGCACGCGGCGCCTTCAAGGCTAGTTCCATCTTCATCGCTTCCATCACCAGCAGTTCCTGGCCTTCCTCGACGGTGTCGCCCACGGCGGCGCGGACCAGCACGATGCGTCCGGGCATGGGTGCCACGACCTGGCGGGCATGGCTGCCGGCGGTGCCCGCCCAGGCAAACGCGGGCGCGCGCTCGAACAGCCAGCGGCGGCCTTCGGCGTCGTGCACGCGAACCCGCGGGCCGTCGGCCTGGAGGGGGATGCGCCGGGCCTGCCCGTCGAAACGCGCCGACAGGGCGCCGTCGGCAAGCCGCGCACCGTCGACGGTGCAGGTCGCGTCGCCGTGGCGGAGCACGTAATGGCCGGCATGGCCGTGCGCGTCCACCTCGTGGCGCACGTCGCCTTCCTGCAGCGCCATCACGCGCTTGCCGGGATGGCCCAGTCGCCACGCATCGGCGCCGCCCCAGGGAGAATGCGGGTCGCTGGCGACGTTAAGCGGCGTGGCTTCGTCGGCCATCAGCAGGGCGACGGCGGCGGCGAAGCGCTCGGTATCGCCGGCCTTCGTGTTGCCCGCAAGGAATTCTTCGAGATGGCGATCGAGGTAGCCCGTGTCGATGCGGCCTTCGACCACCACCGGATGGCGGACCAGGCGCTCGAGGAAGGCGACATTGGACTTCGGGCCCACGATGTTGACCTGGGCCAGCGCCGCGCGCAGTCGCTCCAGCGCATCGACACGGTCTTCGCCGTAGACGATCAGCTTGGCGATCATCGGGTCGTAGAAGATCGTCACGGTGTCGCCGGCGACCACGCCACCGTCGAGCCGGACATGCCGTGAAGGAGTGGGCAGCGACAGCGACAGCAGCTTGCCGGAGCCGGGCAGGAAGTTGGCTTCCGGGTCTTCCGCGTAGAGGCGAACCTCGATGGCGTGGCCGTGCGCCTTGACCTGCTCCTGCACCAGCGGCAGGGCTTCGCCGGCGGCGACGCGCAGCTGCCATTCGACCAGATCGAGCCCCAGCGTCTCCTCGGTCACCGGGTGTTCCACCTGCAGGCGCGTGTTCATCTCCATGAAGAAGAACTCGCCGTCCTGGCCGACGATGAATTCGACGGTGCCGGCGCCGACGTAGTCCACCGCGCGTGCGGCGGCGACGGCCGCGTCGCCCATGCGGGCGCGGCGCGTGGCATCGAGGAAGGGCGAGGGCGTTTCCTCCAGCACCTTCTGGTAACGGCGCTGGGCGGAGCACTCGCGTTCGTTGAGGTGGATGATGTTGCCGTGAGTGTCGCCGAACACCTGGAATTCGATGTGTCGCGGATGCTCGACGTAGCGTTCGAGGATCACCCGCGTGTCGCCGAACGCGTTCGCCGCTTCGCGCTGGGCCGATGCCAGCGCCTCGGCGAAGCCCGCCGCATCGCGGACGATGCGCATCCCCTTGCCGCCGCCGCCCGAGGCGGCCTTGATCATCAGCGGGAAGCCCGTTCGCGCAGCCTCCGCGGCGAGCGTCGCCGGATCCTGGTCGGCACCGTGATAGCCCGGCACCAGCGGCACCGCGTGCTGCTCCATCAGCGCCTTCGCCGCGGCCTTGGAGCCCATGGCGTCGATGCTCTCCGGGCGCGGCCCGATGAAGGCGATGCCGGCGGCGGTGCAGGCGCGTGCGAATTCAGTGTTTTCGGAGAGGAACCCGTAGCCCGGATGGATGGCCTGGGCGCCCGTCTTCAGCGCGACCTCGATGATCGCCTCGCCGCGCAGGTAGGACTCGGCGGGGCGGGGGCCGCCGATGGGCCAGGCCTCGTCGGCCAGCCGCACGTGCTGGGCGTCGGCGTCCGCGGTGGAATAGACGGCGACGGTGCGGATGCCCAGGCGGCGGCAGGTCCGGATCACGCGGCAGGCAATTTCGCCGCGGTTGGCGATCAGAATGCAGTCGAACATGGGGCTCCCGGCGGGACGGCGATGGGGTGGGGAAAAGCGAGAAAACTAGCAGATCCGGGCCGACTGGCGGGTTGCGGCGCAGCATCCGGAGGCCTCCGGATTTGCACCGCGGCGGCGCCTCCCCTAGCCTTGGAACCACGCCGGGGACGCCCTATGTCTCCCATCCCCCTCCCAGAACGAGATTTTTTCATGCAGATCGGCAATCGCAACGTCGTTTCCTTCCACTACACGCTGACCGACGACCAGGGCAACGTCATCGACAGCTCGGAAGGTCGCGAGCCGCTGGCCTACATCCATGGCGAAGGCCATATCGTCCCGGGCCTCGAAAAGGCGCTCGAAGGCCGCCAGGCTGGCGACCAGTTCAAGGTCGACGTGACCCCGGAAGAAGGCTACGGCCTGCGCCATGACGAACTGATCCAGGTCGTGCCGCGCGCCGCCTTCCAGGGCGTCGAAAACCTCGAGCCGGGCATGCAGTTCCAGGGCCGCAACGACCAGGGCAGCATCAACGTCACCGTGTCGAAGATCGAAGGCGACAACGTCACCGTCGACGGCAACCACCCGCTCGCCGGCCAGACCCTGCACTTCGCCGTGGAAATCACCAACGTCCGCGAAGCGTCGGAAGAAGAGCTGTCGCACGGCCACGTGCACGGCGAGGGTGGGCATCACCACTAAGAGTAGAGCGTACCGGGTACCGGGTATCGAGAAGCGGGTAAGAGCGAACAAACGTCGCTCTTCGCTCCCACTCGATACCCGGTACTCGAAACTCGAAACGCTCTAAGACGCTCTCAGTACCAATCAAGCAACGACACACCCACGCCCAAATACGTGGCCCGGTGGTTGTAATCGATCATGCTTTCGCCGTAGCCGTTGAACACTTCCAGGTAGCCGCGGAGGTTGTTGACGACGGGGAAGCTCCACGTGCCGCGTAGCGAGCCGTGGGAACGGTCGCCGCTGCGGAACGAATGGCGTGCCGTGAGGCCGAATTCGTTGCTGCCCATCTCGTGCACGACCTGGATTTCGCCGCGACCCATGTAGTCCTGGATATCCGGGTTGTCGTCGTCCTTGCGGGCTTCGGGAATGCGCCACCACGGGCGCAGCATCACCGTCCAGCCTTCGCGTTCGAAGCCAAAGTCAGCCACGACGCGGTTCCAGCTGCGCGAGAGCGGATCGGGGCGGCCGTTGGACTGGTGGTTGATGCCGATGTCGACCATCCGGCCATTCCAGCCGAAGATATCGTAATGCGTGGCGAACACGAGCAGTGCTTCCGGCTCGTAGTTGGTTTCGCGGAACGGGCGCGAATTGTCCTTGTTGTAGACCTGCCAGCGGGACGACTGGGTGTAGCCCACCCACAGGTCGCCGTTGTCGCCGAACAGGTTTTCGATCGCCT
This window harbors:
- the kynU gene encoding kynureninase, whose translation is MTGFEATRAWAEAQDADDPLRRFRDEFHIPPHEGAETLYFCGNSLGLQPKSVRAAIEAELHDWAELAVEAHFRGRSPWMHYHEYVRDAMADVVGAKPHEVVAMNTLGVNLHLMMVSFYRPTASRPAILMEAGAFPTDRYALESQVRFHGFDPATDLIELKPDGPGGTLSMDAIEAAIAEHGHRVALILLPGIQYRTGQVFDLARIVELGHAAGCMVGFDLAHAAGNLPLSLHATGPDFAVWCTYKYLNAGPGAVAGAFVHERHAHADVPRFAGWWGHDKTTRFQMGPDFVPTPGADGWQLSNPPILALAPLRASLDIFVRAGMPRLVEKSRRLTAYLDWLIRTRLDDTLDIVTPSDPAQRGAQLSVRVRAGREAGRALFAHLETSGVIGDWREPDVIRLSPTPLYNRFADCLGAVEAIEAWRAKHA
- a CDS encoding amidohydrolase — protein: MLKIDTHAHILPKDWPDLASRFGDDRFPVMTHSGGHHRIYRGGKFFREVWESAFDMDHRIADYARFGVGVQVVSTVPVMFSYWAKGYQALELHTHLNDAMAEVCEARPRHYAGIGTVPLQSPDLAIREMERCIGELGLQGVQVGSHCNDWNLDAPELFPFFEAAADLGAAVLVHPWDMMGTDSMPKYWLPWLVGMPAEQSRAACSLIFGGVLERLPDLKVMLAHGGGSFPYSIGRIEHGFRMRPDLVATDNARNPRDYFKRLFFDSCVHDDAALRYLLDTVGTDRVMLGTDYPFPLGEQEPGSGIDALGLDETTRARLFHGTALDWLGVPLSRFQPVAAVA
- a CDS encoding FUSC family protein, which translates into the protein MGSPTYSLRASVVQTLIRTKRPDVPMRVALRNTAAVILPLILGLYAGYPQVGIGIAAGALDTMFSDQPGPYQQRLSRLFLAALSAGLAGLVGFMIGDQVALMAIACIACGFFGGLLVVFGPDIARVGMTSMLLLVICAAVPKDWRDALAGGSLIFAGGMLLALFSVAAWPLQRYLPERRALATVYRGLAELARKPQKDGEAPGLSDGMNDLQNFLLGRHHARGRAMEAFRVLLELAERIRLELVAMAELETRRDGMGEMFRQDAARVLAATAAALDAAEPPERAQRALATLQASERALLSAGATGMGLTAHIQALSGQLAAVVRNTNWAGSRGELRAQREETALPETLRSTSPWATLRANITPQSVAFRHAVRCAVVLTLAFVVSRYFHLPHGYWLPMTAAIVLRPDFAATFNFGLLRVVGTVLGLMLTTFVLRLSPDVAWAHIAVMAVLCVGFRYLAGAHYGIAVAALTGTVVVLLSFEGVDPFNAMSDRVLNTALGSAMALLAYVLWPSWERHRARTALSEMLCAYGDYLDALVKPDDRATRHQVRTTVRTARTNAQASVDRMRAEPGTPVLLQELAETLFANGNRVARTGMTLEALIDVGEVPDGWEHVGPFIREAASELRRQGEALTLAEPVELPPGLRDQQRALVEALSRHPDREFADAVARLTDRLTDNVDTIAHVVNRRSTAPA
- the yeiP gene encoding elongation factor P-like protein YeiP, giving the protein MKASEVKKGNVVENDGTVYQVRDIERSSPSARGGNVTYRFTLYSIPGNRKFDLSVRADDELKEVDLARRQAKFSYMDGDAFVFMDDEDYTQYTLDASTVGDNAGYIVEDAEGYYIQVIDDAPVGLQVPSSVVLTVVDTAPELKGSSATKRNKPAKLNTGIEVQVPEYITNGEKVTVNTLTGEFAGRAS
- a CDS encoding SDR family oxidoreductase; this translates as MQLEQVRAVITGGASGLGHAVAQRLVAAGAKVALFDVNEEKGHAAAATLGSHASFQRTDVTSEDGVVANIAAAAKAMGGLNVVVNCAGILGAGRVLGKEGPMPLSTFSTTVMVNLIGSFNVAKAAAQLMQANHAGDDGERGVIINTASVAAYEGQIGQAAYSASKGGVVGMTLPMARELARFGIRVNTIAPGIFWTPMVDGMPPQVQESLSASIPFPSRLGKPEEFADTVAFIVSSRYINGETIRLDGAVRLAPK